A window of Lentisphaerota bacterium contains these coding sequences:
- a CDS encoding DUF1016 domain-containing protein — MPTLNRIGKEAGVRPPAVAPAGDLFDRVAAILEQARGNVVRAVNTNMVLAYWLIGREIVRDLQGGEDRAEYGKRVIEDLSGRMAERYGRGFSTPALWSFRQFYLTYSDREGILFPAGRESAKTGKLSPKGRESTSAFSPQLSWSHYRALMRVSAPAAREFYEREAVAGGWDKRTLERQIQSYYYDRLQKSRKSEKMLAQGRDLPVSPLSAACELKNPYVLEFLGLPDAAVFHESDLERAIITHLQRFLLELGNGFAFVARQKHIRIDEQDRYIDLAFYHCRLKFYLLIDLKVGELTHADVGQMDGYVRMFDGLFVAPDDNPTVGLILCTEKNETVARYSVLNDRKQIFASKYMLCLPTEEQLRLEVEKERRLIEAARDEIQP, encoded by the coding sequence ATGCCCACACTCAACCGCATCGGAAAGGAAGCCGGCGTGCGCCCCCCTGCGGTGGCGCCTGCAGGCGACCTCTTCGACCGCGTCGCAGCCATCCTCGAACAGGCGCGCGGCAACGTCGTCCGGGCGGTCAACACGAACATGGTGCTGGCCTACTGGCTGATCGGGCGGGAGATCGTTCGCGACCTCCAGGGCGGCGAGGATCGCGCGGAATACGGCAAGAGGGTGATCGAAGACCTTTCGGGACGGATGGCCGAGCGCTACGGGCGGGGCTTTTCCACGCCGGCGCTGTGGAGCTTCAGGCAGTTCTATCTGACGTATTCCGACCGGGAAGGGATTCTCTTCCCGGCGGGAAGAGAATCGGCCAAAACCGGAAAACTCTCCCCAAAGGGAAGAGAATCGACCTCCGCTTTCTCCCCGCAGCTCTCCTGGTCGCACTACCGCGCCCTGATGCGTGTGTCCGCCCCCGCCGCCCGCGAGTTCTATGAGCGCGAGGCCGTCGCGGGCGGATGGGACAAGCGGACGCTCGAACGCCAGATCCAGTCGTACTACTATGATCGCCTGCAGAAGAGCCGCAAGTCCGAGAAAATGCTCGCCCAGGGGCGCGACCTGCCTGTTTCCCCCTTGTCCGCCGCCTGCGAACTCAAGAACCCTTATGTTCTGGAGTTTCTCGGACTACCCGACGCGGCGGTATTCCACGAGTCCGACCTGGAGCGCGCGATCATCACCCACCTGCAGCGGTTCCTCCTGGAACTCGGCAACGGCTTCGCCTTCGTCGCCCGCCAAAAGCACATCCGCATCGACGAACAGGACCGGTACATTGACCTGGCCTTCTACCACTGCCGCCTCAAGTTCTACCTCCTGATCGACCTCAAGGTTGGCGAGCTGACCCACGCCGATGTCGGCCAGATGGACGGATACGTGCGGATGTTTGACGGCCTGTTCGTCGCTCCCGACGACAACCCGACCGTCGGCCTGATCCTGTGCACAGAGAAGAACGAGACGGTGGCGCGCTATTCCGTGCTCAACGACCGCAAGCAGATCTTTGCCTCCAAATACATGCTCTGCCTGCCGACCGAAGAGCAGCTCCGCTTGGAAGTGGAAAAAGAACGCCGCCTGATCGAGGCGGCCCGGGATGAGATTCAGCCATAG
- a CDS encoding DUF935 family protein, whose translation MAAIFSGKDNLWREFLNPLRGLTMERIVQLVEQGERGAFADLQWCSYLEVYGIPSVFFVGPPGVTPEKEEEYLRIARELLSDGRGYLPHGTDIKYVNGGGAGGRAPFRDHLDYIDRQITLLGTGGLLTMLTESGSGTLAGSAHAEAFRQVAQADAVLVAEALRRDFDAPLLAGAFPGWPVEAGFGIEVEAGMGEKS comes from the coding sequence ATGGCTGCGATTTTTTCGGGGAAGGATAATCTCTGGCGCGAGTTTCTGAACCCGCTGCGCGGGCTGACGATGGAGCGGATCGTGCAGCTCGTGGAACAGGGCGAGCGGGGGGCGTTCGCCGATTTGCAGTGGTGTAGCTATCTGGAGGTCTACGGGATTCCGTCGGTGTTCTTTGTGGGGCCGCCGGGGGTGACGCCGGAGAAGGAGGAGGAGTATTTGAGGATCGCCCGCGAGTTGCTCAGCGACGGGCGGGGGTACCTGCCGCACGGGACGGACATAAAGTATGTGAACGGCGGCGGAGCCGGAGGGCGCGCGCCGTTCCGGGATCATCTGGATTACATAGACCGCCAGATCACGCTGCTGGGGACGGGCGGGCTGCTGACGATGCTGACGGAGTCGGGGAGCGGGACGCTGGCGGGATCGGCGCATGCGGAGGCATTCCGGCAGGTGGCCCAGGCCGACGCGGTGCTGGTGGCCGAGGCACTGCGGCGGGACTTTGACGCGCCGCTGCTGGCGGGGGCGTTTCCGGGGTGGCCGGTGGAGGCGGGGTTTGGGATCGAGGTGGAGGCGGGGATGGGAGAGAAAAGCTGA